The Collimonas sp. PA-H2 genome contains a region encoding:
- a CDS encoding response regulator transcription factor, whose product MSKQAQKVAVIEDDIPTSNQLKGWIEAAKPGIQVDQWYTRDDAEAALARENYDLVVLDIELGRERHAGVAIINAINKGQATPVLVVSAMPATIYRSIMKALDAWDYLQKATFEESDFIDTFLEILRAAKDRNGAKENMPPASSNELSIDPLRQKTPIWRAQRINLPLTAQRLLAALYEHRGQVVTYEQLFQVVKSGRNRDNIRKHVSTIRDAFREVDAEFSCIENIPMRGFRWVDQEK is encoded by the coding sequence ATGTCAAAGCAGGCACAAAAAGTAGCGGTGATCGAAGACGACATCCCGACCAGCAACCAGCTCAAAGGCTGGATCGAGGCGGCCAAGCCTGGCATCCAGGTTGACCAGTGGTACACGCGCGATGATGCCGAGGCGGCGCTGGCGCGTGAAAATTACGACCTGGTGGTGCTCGACATCGAGCTGGGGCGCGAGCGCCATGCCGGCGTCGCCATCATCAATGCCATCAACAAGGGCCAGGCAACGCCGGTGCTGGTGGTGTCGGCCATGCCGGCCACCATCTACCGCAGCATCATGAAGGCGCTGGACGCCTGGGATTACCTGCAAAAGGCGACCTTCGAGGAATCCGATTTCATCGATACCTTCCTGGAAATCCTGCGCGCAGCCAAGGACCGCAACGGCGCGAAGGAGAACATGCCCCCGGCCAGCAGCAATGAACTGTCGATCGACCCGCTGCGCCAGAAGACCCCGATCTGGCGCGCGCAACGCATCAACCTGCCGCTGACGGCGCAACGCTTGCTGGCGGCGCTGTACGAGCACCGCGGCCAGGTGGTGACCTATGAGCAGCTGTTCCAGGTGGTCAAGAGCGGGCGCAACCGCGACAATATCCGCAAGCACGTCAGCACCATCCGCGATGCGTTTCGCGAGGTCGATGCCGAGTTCTCCTGCATTGAAAATATCCCGATGCGCGGCTTTCGCTGGGTCGACCAGGAAAAGTGA
- a CDS encoding 2OG-Fe(II) oxygenase, whose translation MTKSALSSLPNEWQSWITENLARSCEPDGMVSLLVRDGRFDIGLARAAIEEASNGAFTADVPAAKEMPYIDTSANVIRTADREVKVLLTLRQPHIVLLGNVLSDEECDAMAAYCEPRLVRSPVVNDADGSMQLHQNRSSRGTMIQRGETPLVARVEARLAALAHWPVERGEGMQVQHYQATNEYQPHFDWFDPALPGPRKHMDHGGQRLGTFILYLSGVESGGGTSFPSIGLEVFPNKGGAVFFLNTDKQHLPDTLTLHAGSPVIEGVKVIANKWLRARNY comes from the coding sequence ATGACAAAATCGGCACTTTCCTCTCTTCCCAACGAATGGCAAAGCTGGATTACGGAAAACCTTGCCCGTTCCTGCGAACCGGATGGCATGGTCAGTTTGCTGGTGCGCGACGGTCGCTTCGATATCGGCCTGGCGCGCGCGGCAATCGAAGAAGCCAGCAATGGCGCCTTTACCGCCGACGTTCCTGCTGCCAAGGAAATGCCCTATATCGATACATCGGCAAATGTCATACGTACCGCCGATCGCGAGGTAAAGGTTTTGCTGACCTTGCGTCAACCGCATATTGTATTGCTGGGCAACGTGCTGAGCGACGAGGAATGCGACGCGATGGCTGCCTATTGCGAGCCGCGCCTGGTGCGCTCCCCGGTGGTCAATGACGCCGACGGCAGCATGCAATTGCATCAGAATCGCAGCAGCCGCGGGACGATGATACAACGCGGCGAAACGCCACTGGTCGCCCGGGTGGAGGCGCGCCTGGCCGCGCTTGCCCATTGGCCGGTCGAGCGCGGAGAAGGCATGCAAGTCCAGCATTATCAAGCCACCAATGAATACCAGCCGCATTTCGACTGGTTTGATCCTGCATTGCCGGGTCCCCGCAAGCACATGGATCATGGCGGGCAGCGCCTGGGAACCTTTATTCTGTATCTGAGCGGAGTGGAAAGCGGCGGCGGCACGTCATTTCCCTCGATCGGACTGGAAGTCTTTCCGAACAAGGGCGGCGCCGTATTTTTCCTGAACACGGATAAACAGCATCTTCCCGATACGTTAACCTTGCATGCAGGCAGTCCGGTGATCGAGGGTGTGAAAGTGATTGCCAACAAATGGCTGCGAGCGCGCAATTATTGA
- a CDS encoding SPFH domain-containing protein: MSERLESLLQGLLALLTTTIAAIGATLAGLGRAARRAWILLLAIGLIGGAGYELFTHPPFKTLEPGEVGIRSNKLTGAATEVKEGLVVIIPGLHELRRYSLLDQVYRPVRSSKANGEAPFQSIEGLSLGVDLTIRYAIDPARLASIAKELPADINGEIVEPMVQGVIYKSFTRYSVRDIFSTKRGEIQKEIENELKPKLAADGIILRGVQMGQVDLPPEYRQGMEKLLAEELETEKMKYTLELKSKQVKQTELEAEAEKVKREKSAEAAGNEQIIAAKAQEEAMKHVLPFKQKQIEQRQYEAEAEKVSRIKTAEGSAEARRIEATGEADSRRKLADVEAYRLETVGKVTSAQLERDGALITKNPLLIQKTMADKLSDKISVIIAAPPASGGFIGSALLGSTQAVASQNPQTSAAATQETQQ; encoded by the coding sequence ATGTCTGAACGGCTCGAATCACTGTTACAAGGTCTGCTTGCACTGCTCACCACAACCATTGCGGCAATCGGCGCCACGCTGGCCGGCCTGGGCCGTGCCGCGCGGCGCGCCTGGATACTGTTGCTGGCAATCGGGCTGATAGGCGGCGCCGGCTACGAACTGTTCACCCATCCGCCGTTCAAAACCCTGGAGCCCGGCGAAGTCGGCATCCGCTCCAACAAGCTTACCGGCGCCGCTACCGAGGTAAAAGAAGGCCTGGTGGTGATCATCCCCGGCCTGCATGAGTTGCGGCGCTACTCGCTGCTGGACCAGGTATACCGCCCGGTGCGCAGCAGCAAGGCCAATGGCGAAGCGCCGTTCCAGTCGATCGAGGGCCTGTCGCTGGGCGTCGACCTGACCATACGCTACGCCATCGATCCGGCCAGGCTGGCAAGCATCGCCAAGGAATTGCCTGCCGATATCAACGGCGAAATCGTCGAGCCCATGGTGCAAGGCGTGATCTACAAGTCCTTCACCCGTTATTCGGTGCGCGACATCTTTTCCACCAAGCGCGGCGAGATCCAGAAAGAAATAGAAAACGAGCTAAAACCGAAACTGGCGGCCGACGGCATCATCCTGCGCGGCGTGCAGATGGGTCAGGTCGACCTGCCGCCGGAATACCGCCAGGGCATGGAAAAATTGCTGGCCGAGGAGCTGGAAACCGAAAAAATGAAATACACGCTGGAACTGAAGAGCAAGCAAGTCAAGCAAACCGAGCTGGAAGCCGAAGCCGAGAAGGTCAAGCGCGAAAAATCGGCCGAAGCAGCCGGCAACGAACAAATCATCGCCGCCAAGGCCCAGGAAGAAGCCATGAAACACGTGCTGCCGTTCAAGCAAAAACAGATCGAGCAGCGCCAGTATGAAGCCGAAGCCGAAAAGGTGTCGCGCATCAAGACCGCCGAAGGCAGCGCAGAAGCGCGCCGCATCGAAGCCACCGGCGAAGCCGATTCGCGCCGCAAACTGGCCGACGTCGAAGCCTATCGTCTGGAAACGGTCGGCAAGGTCACCAGCGCCCAGCTGGAACGCGATGGCGCGCTGATCACGAAGAACCCCTTGCTGATCCAGAAAACCATGGCCGACAAGCTGTCCGACAAGATCTCGGTGATCATCGCCGCGCCCCCAGCCAGCGGCGGCTTCATCGGCTCGGCCCTGCTCGGCAGTACGCAGGCGGTTGCCTCCCAAAACCCGCAAACCAGCGCTGCCGCTACTCAGGAGACACAACAATGA
- a CDS encoding MHYT domain-containing protein, with protein MESALGQLLVPKYSLALVLLSYFTSFLGSLLALQSAKWMFRKNGTLDREFATCAAVALGGIGIWSMHFIGMQAYRLAIPITYDLLLTVISLVAAIVISGASLYLAGKGGKFTVSGWLAGSFLAGLGVCVMHYMGMYAMRLSAFMTLDPVTVGISVVIAIIAAAAALWLAFNLTKLSHRFIAAIVMGLAVCCMHYIGMSAASMICNADTPSRLFQISGEDLGIWVFGVASVVLLYILWVVSGRGINDAKVSVS; from the coding sequence ATGGAATCAGCATTAGGTCAGTTATTGGTGCCGAAATATTCACTGGCCTTGGTACTTCTGTCTTATTTCACTTCATTTCTTGGCTCTCTGCTCGCCTTGCAATCCGCTAAATGGATGTTTCGTAAAAACGGCACGCTGGATCGGGAATTTGCCACTTGCGCCGCGGTGGCGCTTGGTGGCATCGGTATCTGGTCAATGCATTTCATCGGTATGCAGGCCTATCGTCTGGCAATACCAATTACCTATGATTTGTTGTTGACTGTCATATCGCTGGTTGCGGCGATTGTGATTTCTGGGGCCTCTCTTTATCTGGCCGGGAAGGGCGGGAAATTTACAGTATCCGGTTGGCTGGCAGGTAGTTTTCTGGCGGGACTGGGCGTATGCGTGATGCACTATATGGGGATGTACGCAATGCGCTTGAGTGCATTCATGACCTTGGATCCAGTCACCGTCGGCATTTCGGTGGTCATTGCGATCATTGCAGCGGCAGCCGCGCTGTGGCTGGCGTTCAATTTGACCAAACTGTCACATCGGTTCATAGCCGCTATAGTGATGGGGCTGGCAGTATGCTGCATGCACTATATCGGCATGAGCGCCGCCAGCATGATTTGCAATGCCGACACGCCATCACGCTTATTCCAGATCAGCGGCGAGGACCTTGGCATCTGGGTCTTTGGCGTTGCCTCGGTGGTGCTGCTATATATATTATGGGTGGTATCGGGGCGTGGCATCAATGATGCCAAGGTGTCGGTCAGTTGA
- a CDS encoding carbohydrate-binding protein, with product MRTRVCSTLALGLISGMLAGCGNGGSSDAAATSQKQFVASAKSSVPVCAAAWDAVTAYNKDNIASYSNVNYTANWWTQGNNPSTSNGVSGSGQPWTSDGACSAPTPTPTPTPTPTPTPTPTPTPTPTPTPTPTPTPTPTPTPTPTPTPAPGCVLWTDGGSYTAGEVVSYNGSTYTALVTQTDYAGAGWNPAASPTLWKAGGACGTPTPTPTPTPTPTPTPTPTPTPTPTPTPTGFVFSPYKDVTADANWNTGTMQSTATGTSLPVTTAMPSHNTVLTWAFATAGCGSESWGGISPAMIASNVQSFVSAGKKYIVSTGGSAGAFTCTSDAGFDTFISTYNSANLIGIDFDIEDGQSQSDINNLVARVQAAQAKYPNLRFSFTIATNATSQSGSSVAVDMGSASPNPLGSMGIAVMQAIQSAGLKNYYVNLMTMDYGSTGAATCVVSGGACQMGQSAIQAAMDFHGYYKIPYSQIELTPMIGPNDTAGETFTIADVDTLSAWAKANGIAGLHHWSFDRDTSLSYTNEFIKALGL from the coding sequence ATGAGAACAAGAGTATGCAGCACCTTGGCGCTGGGACTGATCAGCGGGATGCTGGCAGGTTGCGGCAACGGCGGTTCGTCAGACGCTGCGGCCACCAGCCAGAAGCAGTTTGTCGCCAGCGCAAAATCCAGCGTGCCGGTTTGCGCCGCCGCGTGGGATGCTGTCACCGCCTATAACAAAGACAATATTGCCAGTTATAGCAATGTCAACTACACCGCAAACTGGTGGACGCAAGGGAATAATCCTTCCACCAGCAACGGTGTTAGCGGCAGCGGACAACCGTGGACATCCGACGGTGCTTGCAGCGCTCCAACCCCGACGCCTACTCCAACGCCCACACCGACTCCGACTCCGACTCCGACACCTACACCTACACCTACACCTACACCTACACCTACACCTACACCTACACCTACACCGACGCCAACTCCGACGCCTACCCCGGCACCTGGCTGTGTGCTCTGGACTGACGGCGGTTCTTATACGGCCGGCGAAGTAGTCAGCTATAACGGTTCGACATATACGGCATTGGTCACTCAAACCGATTATGCCGGCGCGGGCTGGAATCCGGCTGCATCGCCGACCTTATGGAAAGCAGGCGGCGCTTGCGGCACACCTACTCCAACACCAACGCCGACTCCAACTCCAACTCCAACTCCAACACCGACTCCGACTCCGACTCCAACACCAACACCAACAGGTTTTGTGTTTAGCCCATACAAGGATGTCACGGCCGATGCAAACTGGAATACCGGCACAATGCAAAGTACGGCAACCGGCACATCGTTGCCCGTCACCACCGCCATGCCATCGCATAACACCGTGCTCACCTGGGCGTTTGCAACTGCCGGCTGCGGCTCGGAGAGCTGGGGTGGCATTTCGCCGGCTATGATCGCTTCCAACGTGCAGTCCTTCGTGTCGGCCGGCAAGAAATACATAGTCTCCACCGGAGGTTCTGCAGGAGCATTCACCTGCACTTCTGATGCTGGCTTCGACACCTTCATCAGCACGTATAACTCCGCCAATCTGATCGGTATTGATTTTGATATCGAAGACGGCCAAAGCCAATCCGACATCAACAATCTGGTGGCGCGCGTCCAGGCGGCCCAGGCCAAGTACCCGAACCTGCGCTTCAGCTTCACCATTGCGACGAATGCAACCAGTCAGAGCGGTTCGTCGGTAGCGGTGGACATGGGATCGGCTTCGCCTAACCCGCTGGGTTCGATGGGCATAGCGGTGATGCAGGCGATTCAATCCGCCGGCCTCAAAAACTACTATGTCAACCTGATGACAATGGATTACGGCTCAACTGGCGCGGCCACCTGCGTGGTAAGCGGCGGTGCTTGCCAAATGGGGCAATCGGCGATTCAGGCGGCGATGGACTTCCATGGCTACTATAAGATTCCATATAGCCAGATCGAACTGACGCCGATGATTGGACCAAACGATACTGCTGGCGAGACTTTCACCATCGCCGACGTAGATACCTTGTCAGCATGGGCCAAAGCGAACGGGATCGCCGGCTTGCACCATTGGTCGTTCGACCGTGATACAAGCTTGTCATACACCAACGAGTTCATCAAGGCTCTCGGACTTTGA
- a CDS encoding ABC transporter substrate-binding protein, protein MKFLLSLLASCCVFAGVPAFGAPPVRIGVTTILSGPNADRGQSEQYGVELALNEINKSGGVLGRQLEASYADNAADPATGIAAARRLIEQQHVSVLLGALATPVTKAVMPIANAARIPFVIDISAGQEFVTAGGIGGFEYVFKTNPSELDIAMATMRWLKSQNVRSVAIVADDNAFSLASAHAMESVAAESGIAAVATQVIKSGATDIDDVIAKLAAPAPDRILTVLTNSSAAFLRAYEQSGGKIPLAGRIDFSVAAATLSPKFLASREFEQASGISAFTPLVPEVATFARAYQDKYGIAPTQRAFFAYEATRLIADAIGRAGSDAPQAIQAALKASTMPSLSGGAFAMDKNNHAHTAMQIVGMRNGKLTVLQSVTK, encoded by the coding sequence ATGAAATTTTTGTTGAGCTTACTGGCATCGTGCTGCGTGTTTGCGGGAGTGCCCGCGTTCGGCGCCCCTCCGGTCCGGATTGGAGTGACAACCATCCTGAGCGGGCCAAACGCTGATCGTGGACAAAGCGAACAGTATGGCGTCGAATTGGCGCTAAACGAGATTAACAAATCTGGCGGTGTGCTTGGCCGCCAGCTGGAAGCGAGCTACGCCGATAACGCTGCAGATCCAGCGACCGGAATTGCCGCGGCGCGACGCCTTATTGAACAACAACACGTCTCGGTACTCTTGGGCGCCTTGGCAACCCCTGTCACAAAAGCAGTGATGCCGATCGCAAACGCTGCGCGTATTCCATTTGTGATCGATATCTCTGCCGGGCAGGAATTCGTTACTGCGGGGGGCATTGGTGGTTTCGAGTATGTTTTCAAGACCAATCCGTCAGAATTGGACATCGCAATGGCCACGATGCGCTGGTTGAAATCGCAGAACGTTCGCAGCGTGGCAATTGTCGCGGACGACAATGCCTTCAGTCTTGCAAGCGCGCATGCCATGGAATCGGTTGCCGCTGAATCGGGAATTGCTGCCGTCGCCACGCAAGTAATCAAGAGTGGTGCAACGGACATCGATGATGTCATCGCGAAGCTTGCGGCGCCTGCCCCGGATCGTATCCTTACAGTGCTGACCAATTCGAGCGCCGCATTTCTCCGCGCCTATGAGCAAAGCGGCGGAAAAATTCCTCTGGCAGGGCGCATTGATTTTTCAGTTGCCGCAGCGACCCTTTCTCCCAAATTCCTGGCCTCGCGTGAATTTGAGCAAGCGTCGGGAATATCCGCGTTCACGCCGTTGGTCCCGGAGGTGGCAACCTTTGCTCGCGCCTATCAAGACAAATATGGCATTGCACCAACACAACGCGCGTTCTTCGCGTACGAAGCGACAAGACTAATCGCCGACGCCATCGGTCGTGCCGGTTCCGATGCTCCGCAGGCCATTCAGGCAGCGTTGAAGGCGAGCACAATGCCGTCTCTTTCTGGTGGAGCCTTCGCCATGGATAAAAATAATCATGCGCATACGGCGATGCAAATCGTCGGTATGCGCAACGGCAAGCTTACCGTGCTACAGAGCGTAACAAAATAG
- a CDS encoding sensor histidine kinase KdpD has protein sequence MKISFPNLAQYRLRILFRGAFLLLAVATVALALYVLQQEKQLSYKNYQTSFSKTSDQIMATLRHPAGQLALLNPRAENGGADALHPVLLPFPSLDFDDQNKVRQAITMSGCLVQYGDDGALCVAVGNNPWAGGFIYAAGSFVSDELVPHQRGEQDIGDAHRLRVTVTLRGQTYRWIAPFEKNGDPNAVQTRGAHGRLTGFLDDDSGRVGARPVKDFRGWIWQSTLCSKPGQGAADCPRSSFFSLRLPVGVLQDALFQEKNPVWPPADLDKIQVRIEVLPPGDGPLLFDSKSAGAARAFSVGDLASLLLPGESLRIRKRGAADGADLVSLAGAEDHPDDSSRLLSRLVRRLPVDEVGPPNESRESVVTSTGIYDVTLTGDERSVNRSLGVVAARVSWFVGAMLLALFVAWLIIEIGIIRRITLLTRRAAKVSKIVKGSGGLDQFDLTDLRGADELGVLASCLHDLLRRVKEDLEREEIRAEQEKEMWHAVGHEIMSPLQSLMALHGAAESQSSRYINRMQQAVRVLYGSASPSEAFQSTVLQVTAIDIGAFLGNVADNAPLVGIADVSFSGGQQGVMVRADDYSLEDVVTHVLRNADRCREAGSVISIDLKTTETAATIAIHNYGPNIADELIDKIFEYGVSDQLDAGANGSRGQGLFVAKTYMAKMGGTITAQNVADGVVFSLGLQRV, from the coding sequence ATGAAGATCAGTTTTCCGAATCTCGCCCAATACCGCTTGCGTATCCTGTTTCGCGGCGCCTTCCTGCTGCTGGCGGTGGCTACGGTGGCGCTGGCGCTGTACGTGCTGCAGCAGGAAAAGCAACTGAGCTACAAGAATTACCAGACCAGCTTCAGCAAGACCAGCGACCAGATCATGGCCACCTTGCGCCATCCGGCCGGACAATTGGCGTTGTTGAATCCGCGCGCCGAAAATGGCGGCGCGGATGCGCTGCATCCGGTATTGCTGCCGTTTCCCTCGCTCGATTTCGACGACCAGAACAAGGTGCGGCAGGCCATCACCATGTCCGGCTGCCTGGTGCAGTATGGCGACGACGGCGCGCTCTGCGTGGCCGTCGGCAACAACCCTTGGGCCGGCGGCTTCATTTATGCGGCCGGCAGTTTCGTCAGTGATGAACTGGTGCCGCACCAGCGCGGCGAGCAGGATATCGGCGACGCCCATCGCCTGCGGGTGACGGTAACGCTGCGCGGGCAGACCTACCGCTGGATTGCGCCGTTTGAAAAGAACGGCGATCCGAATGCCGTGCAAACGCGTGGCGCGCATGGCCGCCTGACCGGCTTTCTCGATGACGATAGCGGTCGTGTGGGAGCGAGGCCGGTCAAGGATTTCCGCGGCTGGATCTGGCAAAGCACCTTATGCAGCAAGCCCGGGCAGGGCGCTGCCGATTGCCCGCGCAGTTCTTTTTTCTCGTTGCGCCTGCCGGTCGGCGTCTTGCAGGATGCCCTGTTCCAGGAAAAGAATCCGGTCTGGCCGCCGGCCGACCTGGACAAGATCCAGGTGCGGATCGAAGTCTTGCCCCCGGGCGACGGCCCGCTGCTGTTCGACAGTAAAAGCGCCGGCGCAGCAAGGGCATTTTCCGTGGGCGACCTTGCCTCGCTGCTGTTGCCGGGCGAGAGCTTGCGCATCAGGAAGCGCGGCGCGGCAGACGGCGCCGACCTGGTCAGCCTGGCCGGGGCCGAAGATCATCCGGACGATAGCTCGCGCCTGCTAAGCCGCCTGGTGCGCCGCCTGCCAGTGGACGAAGTCGGGCCGCCGAACGAAAGCCGGGAATCTGTCGTGACTTCGACGGGGATCTATGATGTGACCCTGACGGGCGACGAACGCAGCGTCAACCGCAGCCTGGGGGTGGTGGCTGCGCGGGTATCGTGGTTTGTCGGCGCCATGCTGCTGGCCTTGTTCGTCGCCTGGCTGATCATCGAGATTGGCATCATTCGCCGCATCACATTGCTGACCCGGCGCGCAGCCAAGGTGTCGAAGATCGTCAAAGGTTCAGGCGGGCTCGACCAGTTCGACCTGACCGATCTGCGCGGCGCCGACGAGCTTGGCGTGCTGGCAAGCTGCCTGCATGACCTGCTCAGGCGCGTCAAGGAAGACCTTGAGCGGGAGGAAATCCGCGCCGAGCAGGAAAAAGAAATGTGGCATGCGGTAGGCCATGAAATCATGTCGCCGCTGCAATCGCTGATGGCCCTGCACGGCGCCGCCGAAAGCCAGAGCAGCCGCTACATCAACCGCATGCAGCAGGCAGTGCGGGTGCTGTATGGCAGCGCCTCTCCCAGCGAGGCGTTCCAATCCACGGTGCTGCAGGTTACGGCCATCGACATCGGCGCTTTTCTCGGCAACGTCGCCGACAATGCGCCGCTGGTCGGTATCGCAGATGTCAGCTTCTCCGGCGGCCAGCAGGGCGTGATGGTCAGGGCGGATGACTATTCCCTGGAGGATGTGGTAACCCATGTCCTGCGCAATGCCGACCGTTGCCGCGAAGCGGGCTCCGTGATTTCCATCGACCTGAAAACCACCGAAACCGCAGCCACCATCGCCATCCATAATTACGGGCCGAATATCGCTGATGAATTGATCGACAAGATTTTCGAATACGGCGTGTCCGACCAGCTTGACGCCGGCGCCAACGGCAGCCGGGGGCAAGGGCTGTTTGTCGCCAAGACTTATATGGCCAAGATGGGCGGGACCATTACCGCCCAAAATGTCGCGGATGGCGTGGTGTTTTCACTGGGATTGCAACGGGTGTGA
- a CDS encoding carbohydrate-binding protein yields the protein MKTKVCNTVLMGLIGSLLAACGDGGTQDAASSSQKQFVSSAKASLPACAAVWDATIAYQTGATASYSSVNYLANWWTQGNNPSTSNGVTGSGQPWTSQGACGAPTPTPTPTPTPTPTPTPTPTPTPTPTPTPTPTPTPTPAPGCVIWTDGGSYTAGEVVSYNGTTYTALVTQTDYSGAGWNPAASPTLWKAGGTCSTPTPTPTPTPTPTPTPTPTPTPTPTPTPTPTPTPTPTPTPTPTPTPTPTPTPTPAAFVFSPYKDTSLAFNATTNVLTTNVTGASQSLLTAMPSNLPAVTWAFATGACGSEIWGTANNGATNMTSAMVASNVPAWVSAGKKYIVSTGGSAGSFTCTSDAAFATFIKTFYSANMVGVDFDIEAGQSQADVNNLVQRAVTAQKTYPNLRFSFTVATLGGNVSPALGYYGGMVMSAIKTYGMTNYIINLMAMDYGSPAGGNCMTSSSGACDMGASAVQAAIDLHNQYSVPYSQIEVTPMIGGNDSSNETFSITDAATLASFAKQNGLAGVHFWSVDRDTDCAPGSASPTCNTYGSAGTLGFSKAFLSDLGL from the coding sequence ATGAAAACAAAAGTATGCAATACCGTATTGATGGGACTGATCGGCAGCTTGCTGGCAGCTTGCGGCGACGGTGGTACGCAAGACGCCGCGAGTAGCAGCCAGAAGCAATTCGTCTCTAGCGCGAAGGCCAGCTTGCCGGCTTGCGCCGCCGTGTGGGATGCCACTATCGCCTATCAAACCGGCGCAACAGCCAGCTACAGCAGCGTGAACTACCTGGCAAACTGGTGGACGCAGGGGAATAATCCGTCTACCAGCAACGGCGTTACCGGCAGCGGACAGCCATGGACCTCGCAAGGCGCCTGCGGCGCACCAACCCCGACGCCCACTCCAACGCCCACTCCGACTCCGACTCCAACTCCAACTCCAACTCCAACTCCAACTCCAACTCCGACGCCAACTCCGACACCGACGCCTACCCCGGCACCTGGCTGTGTGATCTGGACGGACGGCGGTTCTTATACGGCCGGTGAAGTAGTCAGCTATAACGGTACAACATATACGGCATTGGTCACTCAAACCGATTATTCCGGGGCGGGCTGGAATCCGGCGGCATCGCCGACCTTATGGAAAGCAGGCGGTACCTGCAGCACACCGACGCCGACACCAACGCCGACACCGACACCAACGCCAACGCCAACGCCAACGCCAACGCCAACGCCAACGCCAACGCCAACGCCAACGCCGACACCAACGCCAACGCCAACGCCAACGCCGACACCAACGCCAACACCAACGCCAACACCAACGCCAGCGGCATTTGTCTTCAGTCCATACAAGGACACCAGCCTGGCTTTCAATGCCACGACAAACGTGCTGACTACGAATGTCACCGGCGCCTCGCAGTCGCTGCTGACTGCGATGCCATCGAACCTCCCAGCCGTGACCTGGGCGTTCGCTACCGGCGCCTGCGGCAGTGAAATCTGGGGCACCGCCAACAACGGCGCAACCAACATGACATCGGCCATGGTGGCGTCCAACGTGCCAGCCTGGGTCAGCGCCGGCAAAAAATACATTGTCTCGACAGGCGGCTCGGCCGGTTCCTTCACCTGCACCAGTGATGCCGCATTTGCGACCTTTATCAAGACCTTCTACTCCGCTAACATGGTGGGAGTCGATTTTGATATCGAAGCAGGTCAATCGCAGGCCGATGTCAACAATCTTGTCCAGCGCGCAGTGACTGCCCAGAAGACCTATCCGAACCTGCGCTTCAGCTTCACCGTGGCGACATTGGGAGGCAACGTTTCACCGGCGCTTGGCTATTACGGCGGAATGGTGATGAGTGCCATCAAGACCTATGGCATGACTAACTACATCATCAATCTGATGGCCATGGATTACGGCAGCCCGGCTGGCGGCAATTGCATGACCAGCAGCAGCGGTGCTTGCGATATGGGAGCGTCAGCGGTGCAGGCGGCAATCGATCTGCACAACCAGTACAGCGTCCCGTACAGCCAGATTGAGGTAACGCCGATGATAGGCGGCAACGACTCAAGCAATGAAACCTTCTCGATCACCGACGCCGCGACCTTGGCGAGCTTCGCCAAGCAAAACGGGCTGGCCGGTGTGCATTTCTGGTCTGTCGATCGCGACACAGACTGCGCGCCGGGTTCTGCCTCGCCGACCTGCAATACCTATGGATCGGCAGGAACGCTGGGCTTTAGCAAGGCATTCCTGAGCGATCTTGGTTTGTAG
- a CDS encoding cyclic nucleotide-binding domain-containing protein: MKPSITYLHLLAKTPFFTGLNRKQLQWVIDHSKEWEAAKGNLITGSGSDPGSFWVLLDGGWQIETDGRKYPIGHADPGNWYGADTVHTAAVASRLVASADSYVMEIRLEDFNEMIRQGFDFDLHLRRGVQFYSEILKP; the protein is encoded by the coding sequence ATGAAACCATCCATCACCTATCTGCATCTGCTGGCTAAGACGCCATTCTTCACCGGACTCAACCGCAAGCAGCTGCAATGGGTCATCGACCATTCGAAGGAATGGGAAGCCGCCAAGGGCAATCTCATTACTGGTAGCGGCAGCGACCCCGGCAGTTTCTGGGTGCTGCTGGACGGCGGCTGGCAAATCGAGACGGACGGTCGCAAGTATCCAATCGGTCACGCGGATCCGGGCAACTGGTACGGCGCTGACACAGTACACACAGCTGCCGTTGCTTCGCGCCTGGTGGCTAGCGCCGATAGTTACGTGATGGAGATCCGGCTGGAAGATTTCAACGAGATGATACGCCAGGGTTTCGATTTCGACCTGCATTTGCGGCGCGGCGTGCAATTCTATTCCGAGATTCTCAAACCTTGA